One window of Gloeothece citriformis PCC 7424 genomic DNA carries:
- a CDS encoding bifunctional 4-hydroxy-2-oxoglutarate aldolase/2-dehydro-3-deoxy-phosphogluconate aldolase: protein MDSTHWQHLLQKYRAIAVIRCSEVKLGLSMAKAVAQGGMRLIEITWNSEQPAQLISQLRTDLPQCIIGTGTILTLEDLKGAIACGSQFCFTPHVNLSLISAAIEANLPIIPGALTPTEIINAWQGGASCVKVFPAPMVGGASYIKTLQGPLGQIPLIPTGGITLENAKDYLDAGAIAVGLSSDLFPKPLLASQDWTGISQRSSKLNQTLNLT from the coding sequence TTGGATTCAACTCATTGGCAACATCTTCTACAAAAATACCGGGCGATCGCTGTTATTCGCTGCTCTGAGGTAAAATTAGGCTTATCTATGGCCAAAGCAGTGGCACAAGGGGGAATGCGCCTGATAGAAATTACTTGGAATAGTGAACAACCCGCTCAACTCATTAGCCAATTGCGGACGGATTTACCCCAGTGTATTATCGGGACAGGCACAATTTTAACTCTAGAAGACTTAAAGGGTGCGATCGCTTGTGGGTCTCAATTTTGTTTTACTCCTCACGTTAATTTAAGCTTGATTTCTGCCGCTATAGAAGCGAATCTGCCCATTATTCCCGGTGCTTTGACTCCCACTGAAATTATTAACGCTTGGCAGGGGGGAGCGAGTTGTGTTAAAGTTTTTCCAGCCCCGATGGTAGGTGGCGCAAGTTACATTAAAACCTTACAGGGGCCTCTGGGTCAAATTCCTCTCATCCCTACCGGTGGTATTACCTTAGAAAATGCTAAAGATTATCTCGATGCCGGTGCGATCGCTGTAGGATTATCTAGTGATTTATTTCCTAAACCTCTTTTAGCTTCTCAAGATTGGACAGGGATTAGTCAAAGATCATCAAAGCTTAATCAAACCTTAAACTTAACTTAA
- a CDS encoding glycoside hydrolase family protein, whose amino-acid sequence MSRSARSRTRKKINPLKLLRLVSLSVIAILLLNEFREQIQRRSPLVPFFNGYEPQPLVMTGGDPYIRALMRTITASESNVERPYNVLYGGKYVSDLSKHPQQCVPIVTGPNVGNCTTAAGRYQFLNTTWYEKAEKYHPSPSGLLWWKSYSFEPEYQDRVIYAWLKDPQAWGVNISQLLKEGKVEEVLRLLSGTWTSLGYGIETNSMSPHLPKIYEKMLRQELGHHIS is encoded by the coding sequence TTGTCTAGATCAGCCCGTTCTCGGACTCGCAAAAAGATCAATCCTTTAAAACTTCTTCGTTTAGTTAGTCTCAGTGTTATTGCAATCTTATTGTTGAATGAATTTAGGGAGCAAATCCAACGGCGATCGCCTCTTGTCCCTTTTTTTAACGGGTACGAACCTCAACCCCTAGTCATGACTGGGGGTGATCCTTATATTCGCGCCTTAATGCGAACGATTACCGCCAGTGAATCTAATGTAGAGCGCCCCTATAATGTGCTTTATGGGGGTAAATATGTGTCAGATTTAAGTAAGCATCCTCAGCAGTGTGTGCCTATTGTTACGGGGCCGAATGTAGGTAACTGTACCACAGCAGCCGGGCGTTATCAGTTTTTAAATACGACTTGGTACGAAAAAGCGGAGAAATATCATCCCAGTCCTTCTGGGTTGTTGTGGTGGAAGTCTTATAGTTTTGAACCCGAATATCAAGACCGGGTTATTTATGCGTGGTTAAAAGATCCTCAAGCTTGGGGGGTGAATATTTCTCAATTACTCAAAGAGGGAAAAGTTGAAGAAGTTTTACGGTTATTATCGGGAACTTGGACGAGTTTAGGGTACGGGATAGAAACTAATTCGATGAGTCCTCATTTACCTAAAATATACGAGAAAATGTTGCGACAAGAATTAGGTCATCACATCAGCTAA
- a CDS encoding YheT family hydrolase encodes MTIEPKLYTPPLFLKQGLLMTLYIAFGANRKWEKTIKEPEPPYFSQIFTGAQDIPIFGRVAIPKNPKGTIIGTYGITGTLENQWILRILGRKAFAAGYGVVLFDWRGHGKTGQLSPTLLSDGLYEGKDFIKITAQAKQMGCPSPFWFTGYSLGGQLALWGIKETENIPLELGLDESEIGGAAVICPNLDSDRTLSFLVNDFWGKYLEKAIANGLKQLAWDIYHHHPKDIDPVAIERIKSIREFDRELIIKSLGFSSVEEYYAASCPLPLLKDLKKPTLILYAADDPLFAPSIIPDLQIACEDNSLIDLRITRYGGHVGYISSRSCQRLHQDPDCWWGWNRILEWINNNE; translated from the coding sequence ATGACAATTGAGCCAAAGCTTTATACTCCTCCCTTATTCTTAAAACAAGGGTTATTAATGACGCTTTATATTGCCTTTGGAGCAAACCGAAAATGGGAAAAAACGATTAAAGAGCCAGAACCTCCCTATTTTTCCCAAATTTTTACGGGAGCGCAAGACATCCCCATTTTTGGCCGAGTTGCTATCCCAAAAAACCCCAAAGGAACGATTATCGGAACGTATGGAATTACGGGAACGTTAGAAAACCAATGGATTCTCAGAATTTTAGGACGTAAAGCGTTTGCTGCCGGATATGGGGTGGTCTTGTTTGACTGGCGAGGTCATGGGAAAACAGGTCAATTATCCCCTACTTTACTCTCTGATGGATTATATGAAGGCAAAGATTTTATTAAAATAACCGCGCAAGCGAAACAAATGGGATGTCCTTCTCCCTTTTGGTTTACCGGCTATTCTTTGGGAGGACAATTAGCGTTATGGGGAATCAAAGAAACTGAAAATATTCCTTTAGAATTAGGGTTAGATGAGTCTGAAATTGGGGGAGCGGCTGTCATTTGTCCTAATTTAGATTCCGATCGTACTCTTTCTTTTTTAGTTAATGATTTTTGGGGTAAGTATCTAGAAAAAGCGATCGCTAACGGACTTAAACAACTCGCTTGGGACATTTATCATCATCATCCCAAAGATATTGATCCGGTTGCGATTGAAAGAATTAAGAGTATTCGTGAATTCGATCGGGAATTAATTATTAAATCTTTGGGATTTTCTTCTGTAGAAGAATATTATGCTGCAAGTTGTCCGCTTCCTTTGTTAAAAGATCTCAAAAAACCGACCTTAATTTTATATGCCGCAGACGATCCTTTATTTGCTCCCTCTATTATTCCAGATTTACAAATTGCCTGTGAGGATAATTCTTTAATTGACTTAAGAATAACTCGTTATGGAGGTCATGTAGGCTATATTAGCAGTCGATCTTGTCAACGTTTACACCAAGATCCCGATTGTTGGTGGGGTTGGAATCGGATATTAGAATGGATAAATAATAACGAATAA
- a CDS encoding DUF1997 domain-containing protein → MQCQYFNEEPLDLSNSSLQPADQVNTEQLELADVQPLHFQTDFAGCMEMYSDVETVAQYLASHEGWFCRCAEPMRTESFGENGYILVIGRYGAFGFDVEPKMAVILDPAVEQTYNMYSVPIPNEPYIGYEVDYNASMKLKEIPLHEAAKGIEKIYKKQGLSELPEVITRVSWELHLKVSVRFPKFIYKLPLSVIQKTGDRVLTEIIRQVSPRLTLKVQKDFHERHELPLPSKEGRQFYKISVEDEQVA, encoded by the coding sequence ATGCAGTGTCAATACTTTAACGAAGAACCGCTTGATTTGTCTAACTCATCTTTACAACCAGCAGATCAAGTTAATACAGAACAATTGGAACTTGCAGACGTTCAACCCCTGCATTTTCAAACTGATTTTGCTGGTTGTATGGAGATGTATAGTGATGTTGAAACAGTCGCTCAATATTTGGCATCCCATGAAGGATGGTTTTGTCGTTGTGCTGAACCGATGAGGACTGAATCTTTTGGAGAAAATGGCTATATTTTAGTGATTGGACGATATGGAGCGTTTGGTTTTGATGTTGAGCCAAAAATGGCGGTTATTTTAGACCCTGCCGTTGAACAAACTTATAATATGTATAGTGTTCCGATTCCGAATGAACCTTATATCGGTTATGAGGTAGATTATAATGCTTCGATGAAACTCAAAGAAATTCCTCTCCATGAAGCCGCTAAAGGAATCGAAAAAATTTATAAAAAACAGGGGTTGAGTGAGCTTCCGGAAGTGATTACTAGAGTCAGTTGGGAACTTCATCTAAAAGTATCGGTTAGATTTCCTAAATTTATTTATAAGTTACCTCTATCCGTGATTCAAAAAACTGGCGATCGAGTTTTAACGGAAATTATCCGTCAGGTTTCCCCGCGTTTAACCTTAAAGGTACAAAAAGATTTTCATGAGCGTCATGAGTTACCTTTACCCTCGAAGGAAGGAAGGCAATTTTATAAAATTTCCGTTGAGGATGAACAGGTCGCTTAA
- a CDS encoding SDR family oxidoreductase translates to MKAFVAGSTGQTGRRIVKELINKNIPVRALVRNLDSAKEILPSQAELVVGDVLDREGLTEAIGDSTVLICATGASPSLDPTGPYQVDYIGTKNLIDTAKKRGIDHFVIVSSLCVSRFFHPLNLFWLILYWKKQAENYLISSGLSYTIVRPGGLKNEDNSDPIVMTSADTLFDGSIPRTKVAQVCVESLFQPESRNKIVEIVTMAEATPQNWQELFANVA, encoded by the coding sequence ATGAAAGCATTTGTAGCTGGAAGCACCGGACAAACAGGACGCAGGATTGTTAAAGAATTAATTAACAAAAATATACCCGTGCGAGCCTTAGTGAGAAATTTAGACTCAGCAAAAGAGATTTTACCCTCTCAAGCAGAATTAGTTGTCGGTGATGTTCTCGATCGAGAAGGATTGACAGAGGCGATCGGCGATAGTACCGTGTTAATCTGTGCTACTGGAGCTAGTCCCAGTTTAGACCCGACCGGACCTTATCAAGTAGATTATATCGGGACCAAAAATTTGATCGACACTGCCAAGAAGAGAGGAATTGACCATTTTGTCATCGTATCGTCTTTGTGTGTTTCTCGATTTTTCCATCCTTTGAATCTATTTTGGTTAATCCTGTATTGGAAAAAACAGGCGGAAAACTACCTCATCAGTAGTGGATTAAGTTATACTATCGTCCGTCCTGGTGGTCTTAAGAATGAAGATAACTCAGATCCGATCGTCATGACATCCGCAGATACCCTATTTGATGGCAGTATTCCTCGAACTAAAGTCGCTCAAGTTTGTGTAGAATCACTGTTTCAACCCGAATCCCGCAACAAAATTGTAGAAATTGTTACAATGGCCGAGGCAACTCCCCAAAATTGGCAAGAGTTGTTCGCTAATGTTGCGTGA